In Nitrosophilus alvini, the following are encoded in one genomic region:
- a CDS encoding MlaD family protein, whose protein sequence is MKTEAKVGVFVAIGLLFLFLLSTQVNKFANLGKKGYTVYAYLEDASGLEVNSKVRINGVEVGYVKDMSLAGKKVKADLFIYENVKIPKDSTLQLMQEGMLGNKYLNIIPGNSQEYVKPEENLVKQKIMASFDETSSSIDEAAKEFKEFIKELRADMKGANGDDLKQSIANLREITDSIKAIIGENRENLKLSIGNLKIMAKELSDAGRKFGEMSDKFALTADNVNERLPQIMKKVENIASSLENVGENLERKLPDIMERFASLEEDLQDIIKENKKPLSNAIKSADTFFSSGGETFKKLDKYFTAIGQSQLQVAFRTEYMNSDDYYKNYASIYYLPSPTKYYMLDIVSMDDYTRKDSSGNIIEPTLHEDQKVLVSAQYGRRFDDVLMRLGLIESTGGVGIDYFMYNDKMKISFDAYDFNAVNDVRGDKAHLKLGFRYRFLKHLDAVLGYDNFLNSKAANFYFGIGIGFIDNDLKALLGTAGSAGTYLK, encoded by the coding sequence ATGAAAACTGAAGCCAAAGTGGGAGTCTTTGTAGCGATAGGACTTCTTTTCCTTTTTTTATTGAGCACACAGGTTAACAAATTTGCCAATCTAGGCAAAAAAGGATATACGGTTTATGCATATCTAGAAGATGCTTCAGGCCTTGAAGTGAATTCAAAAGTCAGAATCAACGGTGTGGAAGTGGGATATGTAAAAGATATGTCTCTTGCGGGCAAAAAAGTGAAAGCCGACCTTTTTATCTATGAAAATGTAAAAATTCCGAAAGATTCAACACTACAGCTGATGCAAGAAGGTATGTTAGGCAATAAATATCTCAATATAATTCCAGGAAATTCCCAAGAATATGTAAAGCCTGAAGAGAATCTGGTAAAACAAAAAATCATGGCCTCCTTTGATGAGACAAGCAGCAGTATTGATGAGGCGGCAAAAGAGTTTAAAGAGTTTATAAAAGAGTTAAGAGCCGATATGAAAGGAGCCAACGGGGATGATTTGAAACAAAGTATTGCGAATTTAAGAGAGATTACCGATTCTATAAAAGCAATTATTGGTGAAAACAGGGAAAATTTGAAACTGTCGATTGGAAACCTTAAAATCATGGCAAAAGAACTCTCAGATGCGGGACGCAAATTTGGTGAGATGTCTGATAAGTTTGCTTTGACTGCTGATAACGTAAATGAGAGATTGCCTCAAATAATGAAGAAAGTTGAAAATATCGCATCTTCTTTGGAAAATGTTGGAGAAAATCTAGAGAGAAAACTGCCGGATATTATGGAAAGATTTGCGAGTTTGGAAGAAGATCTTCAAGATATTATAAAAGAGAACAAAAAACCTCTTTCGAATGCAATTAAATCTGCAGATACTTTTTTCAGCAGCGGCGGGGAGACGTTCAAAAAACTTGATAAGTATTTTACTGCGATAGGTCAGAGCCAGCTTCAGGTTGCATTTAGGACCGAATATATGAATAGTGATGATTATTATAAAAATTATGCCAGTATATACTATCTTCCGTCACCTACAAAGTATTATATGCTCGATATTGTATCTATGGATGACTATACGAGAAAAGATAGCAGCGGAAATATTATAGAACCGACTCTTCACGAAGATCAGAAAGTTCTTGTATCCGCTCAGTACGGGAGAAGGTTTGATGATGTTTTGATGCGTCTTGGTCTGATTGAGAGTACGGGAGGAGTTGGAATCGATTATTTTATGTACAATGATAAGATGAAAATATCTTTTGATGCTTATGATTTCAATGCCGTTAATGATGTAAGGGGAGACAAGGCACATTTAAAACTTGGATTCAGATACAGATTTTTAAAGCATCTTGATGCGGTTTTAGGATATGATAATTTCTTGAATTCCAAAGCTGCCAACTTCTATTTCGGTATCGGAATAGGATTTATCGACAACGATCTCAAAGCCTTATTAGGAACTGCTGGCAGTGCCGGGACATATCTGAAATGA
- a CDS encoding F0F1 ATP synthase subunit C, translated as MKKLFLLMVAFVGFAFAGEGESMIQAYSVVAAGVGLGIAAAGGGLGMGHTAAATIAGTARNPGLGGKLMTTMFIALAMIEAQVIYTLVIALIALYANPFLG; from the coding sequence ATGAAAAAGCTATTTTTGCTTATGGTAGCATTTGTTGGTTTTGCGTTTGCCGGTGAAGGCGAAAGCATGATTCAGGCGTACTCTGTTGTAGCAGCCGGTGTTGGTCTTGGTATCGCAGCAGCGGGCGGTGGTCTTGGTATGGGACATACTGCAGCGGCTACAATTGCAGGAACTGCAAGAAACCCTGGTCTTGGCGGAAAGCTGATGACTACGATGTTTATTGCACTTGCGATGATCGAAGCACAGGTTATCTATACTCTTGTTATCGCTCTTATCGCTCTTTACGCTAATCCATTCCTCGGATAA
- a CDS encoding phosphoribosyltransferase family protein, whose protein sequence is MQTSLDSRVFFEDREEALKKLIEILPLDELKERKFKPIAVSPGGVYFAKYISKRVGIKPDFIFTEPISAPNNEECVIAMVSETEEIVIHEALRDSFDIKLDFIYGEAGRKYEENILKYIYKYRKGEMISSLKEQNVLLLDEGCETGMTFMTAVKTAIAAGARNVYIATPLIPASVEESLKEVVDEIYSLHKIGAYIETSHYYKELPQLDAEAVEKILKND, encoded by the coding sequence ATGCAGACAAGTTTAGATTCTAGGGTATTTTTCGAAGACAGAGAAGAGGCTCTTAAAAAGCTTATAGAGATATTGCCACTGGATGAGTTGAAAGAACGTAAATTCAAGCCTATCGCTGTCTCTCCCGGCGGAGTCTATTTTGCAAAATATATATCAAAAAGAGTCGGTATAAAGCCGGATTTTATCTTTACTGAGCCCATAAGTGCTCCGAATAATGAAGAGTGTGTTATAGCAATGGTGAGTGAAACGGAAGAGATAGTCATACATGAGGCATTGAGAGATTCTTTTGATATAAAACTTGATTTTATATATGGAGAAGCAGGAAGAAAATATGAAGAAAACATCTTAAAATATATATACAAATATAGAAAAGGAGAGATGATAAGTTCACTTAAAGAGCAAAATGTTTTACTATTAGACGAGGGATGTGAAACTGGTATGACGTTTATGACAGCTGTAAAAACAGCCATAGCCGCAGGCGCCAGAAATGTATATATCGCCACACCTCTAATTCCTGCAAGTGTGGAAGAGAGTTTGAAAGAGGTGGTCGATGAGATATATTCTCTTCATAAAATCGGTGCGTATATTGAAACTAGCCACTATTATAAAGAGCTGCCGCAACTTGATGCCGAGGCGGTAGAAAAGATTTTGAAAAACGATTGA
- a CDS encoding LPS-assembly protein LptD: MRFFVLICLSFVAVFAKDVPVEILAKDISALDGKIIAQEDVVIFYEDFYIQAQKAIYDKNSSTIELFGDIDFIKGSRYHAIADYALFDLANEKIYTKPFFYMELDSRLWISAEESCAQKGIYELDNSIVSSCDPADPDWRLEFSSGEYDTKKKWINLYNVRLYASNIPLLYTPYLGFSTSKERKSGLLRPSMGMSGSEGFLYFQPIYFAPDLQWDLEIVPQIRTTRGKGVYTTFRFVDSPVSKGYFRFGGFRENDDYKQEHNLIYKNHVGFEANYERSELFSRKKMGGKDGLYIDINWLNDIDYLNLQESDSYKNLGNIVISRLNYYYNKADHYLGFYSKYFIDTSKTDNDYTMQMLPSLQYHKYLNSFLFKNLLYSLDYKYKNLYREEGINAQQHEFDIPVGFYFSILDDYLGFSVSENIYFTYVDYSNTDIWRENTRIFRNYHKFSIFSDLIKPYDNFLHTLHLTSSLFVPSYEKDIGYKADFITVNSEEKRMEVSLKQYFYDIKGNEFLYHRIIQPVFYSRDYKYGELENEIGYKINSSLSLVNDLFYSHENSRVSSMTTTIRYNDKDYSVRLSHFYKDNINSGDSNYVSANISKNLSQKYKLFAKIDYDFSESYTKEWKIGWSMFKKCWSYTFSYAEEVKPVLTSAGSSSITNRAIFLKINLIPLGGVEYTFKESTQYDKGNN; this comes from the coding sequence TTGCGATTTTTTGTACTTATATGTTTATCTTTTGTGGCTGTTTTTGCAAAAGATGTGCCTGTAGAGATTCTTGCTAAAGATATATCTGCTCTTGATGGGAAGATAATAGCCCAGGAAGATGTAGTGATATTTTATGAGGATTTCTACATCCAGGCCCAAAAGGCGATATACGATAAAAACAGTTCTACTATTGAACTCTTTGGTGATATAGACTTTATAAAAGGGTCACGCTATCATGCAATCGCCGATTATGCTCTTTTTGACCTTGCGAATGAAAAGATATACACAAAACCTTTTTTTTATATGGAGCTTGATAGCAGGCTATGGATAAGCGCGGAGGAGTCTTGTGCTCAAAAAGGTATATATGAACTAGATAATAGTATAGTATCTAGTTGTGATCCGGCCGACCCTGACTGGAGACTGGAATTTAGCAGCGGAGAGTACGATACGAAGAAGAAATGGATCAATCTTTACAATGTGAGACTGTATGCCAGTAATATACCTCTTTTATATACTCCTTATCTGGGATTTTCTACTTCCAAAGAAAGAAAAAGCGGACTTCTAAGACCCAGTATGGGAATGTCCGGCAGCGAAGGTTTTCTCTACTTTCAGCCGATATATTTTGCACCCGATCTGCAGTGGGATCTTGAAATTGTACCTCAGATAAGAACAACAAGAGGGAAAGGAGTCTATACAACGTTTAGATTTGTTGACTCTCCTGTTTCAAAAGGCTATTTCAGATTTGGTGGCTTTAGGGAAAATGACGATTATAAACAGGAGCACAACCTCATATATAAAAATCATGTAGGTTTTGAAGCAAACTATGAAAGAAGCGAACTTTTTTCAAGAAAAAAAATGGGGGGGAAAGATGGTCTTTATATCGATATAAACTGGTTGAACGATATAGATTATCTCAATCTGCAGGAGAGCGACAGCTATAAAAATTTGGGTAATATAGTGATTTCCAGATTGAACTACTATTATAATAAGGCAGACCATTATCTAGGATTTTATAGCAAATATTTTATTGATACCTCAAAAACGGACAATGATTATACAATGCAGATGCTGCCCTCTTTGCAGTATCATAAATATCTAAACAGTTTTCTTTTCAAAAATCTTCTCTACTCTTTGGATTATAAATATAAAAATCTTTACCGGGAAGAAGGAATAAATGCTCAGCAGCATGAGTTTGACATTCCTGTAGGATTTTATTTCTCTATTTTGGATGATTATCTTGGATTTTCTGTTTCGGAAAATATCTATTTTACATATGTTGACTACTCAAATACAGACATATGGCGTGAAAATACCAGGATTTTCAGAAACTATCACAAATTTTCCATTTTTTCTGATCTGATAAAGCCGTATGACAACTTTTTGCATACTCTGCATCTGACATCTTCTCTATTTGTGCCGAGTTATGAAAAAGATATTGGGTATAAGGCAGATTTCATAACGGTCAACAGTGAAGAAAAAAGGATGGAAGTCTCTTTAAAACAGTATTTCTACGATATAAAAGGAAACGAATTTCTTTATCACAGGATAATCCAACCGGTCTTCTATAGCAGAGATTACAAATATGGAGAGTTGGAAAATGAGATAGGATATAAGATCAACTCTTCACTAAGTCTTGTAAATGATCTATTCTATTCTCATGAGAATAGCAGAGTCTCTTCTATGACTACTACTATTAGATATAATGATAAAGATTATAGTGTTAGATTATCACATTTTTATAAAGACAATATCAATTCCGGAGATTCAAATTATGTTTCAGCCAATATTTCTAAGAATTTATCCCAAAAATATAAACTATTTGCTAAAATTGATTACGACTTCAGCGAAAGTTATACAAAAGAGTGGAAAATCGGCTGGAGTATGTTTAAAAAATGCTGGAGTTATACATTCAGTTACGCAGAAGAGGTCAAGCCTGTTTTGACATCAGCAGGAAGCTCTTCTATTACCAACAGGGCAATATTTTTGAAAATAAATCTTATTCCTTTGGGTGGAGTAGAATATACATTTAAAGAGTCGACCCAGTATGATAAAGGAAATAATTAA
- the purD gene encoding phosphoribosylamine--glycine ligase, translating into MDVLVVGSGGREYSIGLALKKDPNVNNIYFSPGNGATFQLGQNVKTEDYETLADFAEEKGIDLTIVGPEAPLVEGIVDIFRKRGLTIFGPTQKAALLEGSKIYMKNFLARHNIPTARYIETDSFEEASAFIDSLSEPVVVKADGLCAGKGVIIAQTKEEAKKAAEEMLSGKSFGEAGKRVVVEEYLDGFELSVFAISDGENYVILPAAQDHKRLLDGDKGPNTGGMGAYAPTPLINEELSRKIEERIIAPTIKGMKEDGTPFEGVLFAGLMIVDNEPYTLEFNVRFGDPECEVLMPLMKTPASELFMKAATKKLDELNIEFYDKYAVGVVMASENYPYGSSKPAEIIVDEIVHEELKEHAHISYAGVSLIEGKLFATGGRVLVCVGIGDSIKEARDYAYMLCGQVHFAGKKFRTDIAYQALRDKS; encoded by the coding sequence ATGGACGTACTGGTAGTTGGAAGCGGCGGCAGGGAATACTCTATAGGACTTGCCCTCAAAAAAGACCCAAATGTAAATAATATCTATTTTTCACCGGGAAACGGGGCAACTTTTCAGCTTGGACAGAATGTAAAAACCGAAGATTACGAAACTTTGGCGGATTTTGCGGAAGAAAAAGGAATCGATCTGACGATAGTCGGTCCCGAAGCGCCTCTGGTAGAAGGGATTGTGGATATATTCAGAAAGAGAGGATTGACAATATTTGGCCCTACACAAAAAGCAGCGCTTCTTGAGGGGTCCAAAATATACATGAAAAATTTTCTTGCACGTCACAATATTCCCACTGCAAGATATATAGAAACCGACAGTTTTGAAGAGGCATCCGCATTTATAGATTCACTTTCCGAGCCTGTCGTTGTAAAGGCAGATGGTCTTTGTGCCGGAAAAGGCGTAATAATAGCACAGACAAAAGAGGAAGCCAAAAAAGCTGCCGAAGAGATGCTGAGCGGAAAAAGTTTTGGCGAAGCCGGCAAAAGAGTTGTAGTGGAAGAGTATCTTGACGGATTTGAGCTTTCTGTTTTTGCTATAAGTGACGGTGAAAATTATGTAATACTTCCTGCTGCTCAGGACCACAAAAGACTTCTTGACGGAGACAAAGGACCAAATACCGGCGGGATGGGGGCATATGCACCTACTCCTCTTATCAATGAAGAGCTTTCAAGAAAGATAGAAGAACGCATCATCGCACCGACAATCAAAGGTATGAAAGAGGACGGTACCCCTTTTGAAGGTGTCCTTTTTGCCGGACTTATGATAGTAGACAATGAACCTTATACACTGGAGTTTAATGTAAGATTCGGAGATCCGGAATGTGAAGTTCTTATGCCGCTTATGAAAACTCCTGCGAGTGAGCTTTTTATGAAAGCAGCTACCAAGAAGCTTGATGAGCTAAATATCGAGTTTTATGACAAATATGCCGTGGGCGTGGTTATGGCAAGTGAGAACTATCCGTACGGATCAAGCAAGCCGGCTGAAATTATTGTTGATGAAATAGTGCATGAAGAACTTAAAGAGCATGCGCATATTTCATATGCGGGAGTCTCTTTAATAGAGGGGAAACTTTTCGCAACAGGAGGCAGAGTACTTGTTTGCGTAGGAATAGGCGATAGTATCAAAGAGGCCAGGGATTACGCCTATATGCTTTGTGGACAGGTTCACTTTGCTGGCAAAAAATTCAGAACAGATATAGCATATCAGGCATTAAGAGACAAATCTTGA
- a CDS encoding RDD family protein: MTDLQRKLDKSGIRLGSLTKRSLAFAIDEMIVTFLFLAIIWDMLPKNGNVEEMINLTNAFFLEIVTIKIAYHTFFVWKYSATLGKFFMKQRVISVGDLETPSFVQAFNRAVFRIVSEMIFYLGFLLAFFDRFYQALHDKTAGTLVVDA; encoded by the coding sequence TTGACGGATCTGCAAAGAAAGCTTGATAAGAGCGGTATTAGGCTAGGTTCGCTTACAAAACGCTCTTTGGCTTTTGCAATAGATGAGATGATTGTCACTTTTCTATTTCTTGCGATTATATGGGATATGCTTCCCAAAAACGGGAATGTGGAAGAGATGATAAATTTGACAAATGCTTTTTTTTTAGAAATAGTAACGATAAAAATAGCATACCATACTTTTTTTGTATGGAAGTATTCCGCAACGCTTGGAAAATTTTTTATGAAACAAAGAGTTATTTCTGTCGGTGACTTGGAGACTCCCTCTTTTGTACAGGCATTCAATAGAGCAGTTTTCAGAATAGTCAGCGAGATGATTTTCTATCTCGGTTTTCTATTGGCGTTTTTTGACAGATTTTATCAGGCACTTCACGATAAAACAGCCGGAACGTTGGTGGTAGATGCGTAG
- a CDS encoding LTA synthase family protein has product MYNRTFPYIVGLLKNLILLQAIFLVIMSLFRLYLFFKFAPISSFDASAVEYFNAFLLGLRLDLSILGYVFAIPLLLIIFAYIFRKFISFEVLKKVLFVYFLVFYLFISLILAADIGFFSYFNDHINIMIFGIIDDDTAALWEIAKKNYNLWLIFSGAALYTYFIYRLVAFFVFKVSPLNLKNFGFIKQTILFFSFILITFLAIRGTLGMFPIYHWTKDIAADNFLNKVSKNSIYLFVQSVKQYKKSKTNDRDYIKEAGFESNIEDAFKIHCRKSDINSSDLLQNLVYKTPYNEKLQKNPLNVVVIMVESFGMPILKYQNTRFDIMRSLKKHFDEDILFTNFISTANGTIVSMEPMLLNLMARPKSVPYGQSMYQNVSFRQAAAKVYQKKGYETTFLYGGDLSWRNVGAFFAKQGFDNVEGKAKVLKELHLDAKKETHDWGVYDEHLYSYILKKLQNSKKPQFIFAMTTNNHPPYTVPSDYKSKKLYFSEELKKHLRGDLELIEKRLYDYQYALDMAGKFLDAIKSSPLAKNSVVVITADNNTIEGAMSYDDYLAESKLIPFYIYMPENFKPEHIDTSVPGSHKDIMPTLYNLTLSNTEYMAVGTNLLDKEFLHCGFNDKGIVVSEAGAFKLGKAVNEVQKECEKQYRATLAVTDYLVKSHLKQ; this is encoded by the coding sequence TTGTATAATAGAACTTTTCCATATATTGTCGGGCTTCTGAAAAATCTTATACTGCTTCAGGCTATTTTTTTAGTTATTATGTCTCTTTTCAGGCTTTATCTGTTTTTCAAGTTTGCTCCCATCTCATCTTTTGACGCCAGCGCAGTAGAATATTTCAATGCCTTTTTACTTGGGCTGAGACTTGATCTGTCCATTTTAGGTTATGTTTTTGCCATACCTCTTTTGTTGATAATTTTTGCGTATATATTCAGAAAATTTATATCATTTGAAGTGTTGAAAAAAGTTCTTTTTGTATATTTTTTGGTTTTTTATCTTTTTATTTCACTCATTTTGGCTGCCGATATAGGATTTTTTTCTTATTTTAACGACCATATAAATATCATGATATTCGGTATCATAGACGACGATACTGCAGCGCTTTGGGAGATAGCCAAGAAAAACTACAATCTGTGGCTTATTTTTTCGGGTGCCGCTTTGTATACATATTTTATTTACAGGCTTGTAGCTTTTTTTGTTTTTAAAGTCTCTCCTCTGAATTTGAAAAATTTCGGTTTTATCAAACAGACCATTCTCTTTTTCTCTTTTATACTTATTACCTTTCTTGCTATAAGAGGAACACTGGGGATGTTTCCTATATACCACTGGACAAAAGATATAGCAGCTGACAATTTCTTAAATAAAGTATCGAAAAACAGCATATATCTTTTTGTACAGTCAGTCAAACAGTATAAAAAGAGTAAAACAAATGACAGAGATTATATAAAAGAGGCCGGATTTGAGTCAAATATCGAAGATGCCTTTAAAATCCATTGCCGCAAAAGCGATATCAACAGTTCAGATCTGTTGCAAAATCTTGTCTACAAAACACCTTACAATGAAAAACTTCAGAAAAACCCTTTAAATGTGGTAGTCATAATGGTAGAGAGTTTTGGTATGCCCATTCTTAAATATCAAAATACCCGGTTTGACATAATGAGAAGTCTGAAAAAACATTTCGATGAAGATATTCTGTTTACAAACTTTATATCTACGGCCAACGGTACAATAGTATCAATGGAACCTATGCTGCTGAACCTAATGGCCAGGCCAAAAAGCGTACCTTATGGGCAGAGTATGTATCAAAATGTCTCCTTTAGGCAGGCAGCGGCAAAAGTGTATCAAAAAAAAGGATATGAAACTACATTTCTTTATGGCGGTGACTTGTCATGGAGAAATGTGGGAGCATTTTTTGCAAAACAGGGGTTTGACAATGTTGAAGGAAAAGCAAAAGTTTTAAAAGAGCTGCATCTTGACGCCAAAAAAGAGACACATGACTGGGGAGTATATGACGAACATCTCTACAGCTATATACTTAAAAAACTTCAAAACAGTAAAAAGCCCCAGTTTATATTTGCTATGACTACAAATAATCATCCTCCTTATACTGTTCCTTCTGATTACAAATCAAAAAAGCTTTACTTCAGCGAAGAGCTTAAAAAACATCTAAGAGGCGATTTGGAACTTATTGAAAAGAGGCTGTATGACTATCAGTACGCTCTTGATATGGCCGGAAAGTTTCTTGATGCCATAAAATCCTCTCCTTTGGCTAAAAACAGTGTGGTTGTCATAACTGCAGACAACAATACGATAGAAGGGGCTATGAGTTACGACGACTACCTTGCCGAATCCAAATTGATACCTTTCTATATCTATATGCCGGAAAATTTCAAACCTGAGCATATTGACACATCAGTACCCGGCTCCCACAAAGATATTATGCCCACTCTTTACAATTTGACTCTATCAAATACCGAATATATGGCCGTAGGTACAAATCTGTTGGACAAAGAGTTTTTGCATTGCGGATTCAATGACAAAGGTATTGTTGTCTCCGAAGCAGGTGCTTTTAAGCTAGGAAAAGCTGTAAACGAAGTTCAAAAAGAGTGCGAAAAGCAGTACCGTGCCACACTTGCGGTAACAGACTATCTTGTTAAATCTCACCTAAAACAATAA
- a CDS encoding J domain-containing protein — translation MSKKEEIKKALETLELPVMVSLHDIKKRYHTLAKRYHPDRGGNNKKMEEINIAYKILKEYIENYRFSFSDEEIMKQFPRENHADKFRF, via the coding sequence ATGAGCAAAAAAGAGGAGATAAAGAAAGCTCTTGAAACTCTTGAATTGCCTGTTATGGTCTCTTTACACGATATAAAAAAACGGTATCATACGCTTGCAAAAAGATATCATCCTGACAGGGGCGGTAATAATAAAAAAATGGAAGAGATAAATATTGCGTATAAAATTTTGAAAGAGTATATAGAAAATTACAGGTTCTCATTTAGTGACGAAGAGATAATGAAACAGTTTCCGAGAGAAAATCATGCAGACAAGTTTAGATTCTAG
- a CDS encoding polyribonucleotide nucleotidyltransferase, translating into MHCVYEFEMNNLKESYDIGKVARQANGSVLLKSGKTVLLATVVMDKNPVEEDFLPLTVQYIEKSYAAGKIPGGYVKREQKPGDFETLTSRIVDRALRPLFPKGFMNPVVITVLVLSADEESDLQVLALNAASAALYLSDIPIRTAVSGIRVAEINGELVLNPKLSDLQNSTLDLYLAGTKEDLLMIEMRSISSEEPQIIPPSAVDPMLDPTLAEEVVVVKKANSYNEDELLKAILFGKEALNEACKLYETTFIESAKEMIEVPLKDEKINENIWVYIDEVYKESIYNAINSMAKSERSEALQDIAKKIAEDEIALEQNWEYELILKVVDKYKRSVVREMILKERKRADGRGLKDVRPITIETNILPSAHGSCLFTRGQTQALVAVTIGERTDAQMYELLTGKGPKYEHFMVHYNFPSFSVGEARPIGPPGRRELGHGNLAKRALEPVVDVEEDKTIRLVSEILESNGSSSMATVCGGALALKAANIPLIDLVAGVAMGLVIEGGEYAILTDIMGLEDHDGDMDFKVAGTKEGITAMQMDIKLGGIEAGILKEALYQAKEARIHILEIMEKAAQEIVVNEENLPSSETLTVHPSKIAEIIGQAGKTIKEIIEKFEVSIDIEKEKGKVKVTGKSKPKVVAACEHIKTIAEKPAREIPKFKEGDVFTGKVKRVVDFGAFVELPGGIDGLIHISKLAKGRVNRVEDIVKEGDEVEVEVLSQKGHKIELALKEVIK; encoded by the coding sequence ATGCATTGTGTTTATGAGTTTGAGATGAACAATCTCAAAGAGAGTTATGATATCGGAAAAGTTGCCAGACAGGCAAACGGTTCCGTTTTGCTTAAAAGCGGTAAAACCGTTCTGCTGGCAACAGTAGTTATGGATAAAAATCCTGTAGAGGAGGATTTTCTCCCTTTAACGGTTCAATATATAGAAAAATCGTATGCAGCAGGAAAAATTCCGGGAGGATATGTAAAAAGAGAGCAAAAACCGGGAGATTTTGAGACACTTACATCAAGAATTGTAGACAGAGCTTTAAGACCCCTGTTTCCAAAAGGTTTTATGAATCCTGTTGTAATTACTGTCCTTGTTCTGAGTGCAGATGAAGAGTCCGACCTGCAGGTTCTTGCGCTGAATGCGGCTTCCGCCGCTCTTTATCTGTCAGATATTCCTATAAGAACGGCTGTAAGCGGTATAAGAGTTGCCGAAATTAACGGAGAACTGGTTTTAAATCCCAAACTCAGCGATTTGCAAAACAGTACACTTGATCTGTATCTTGCTGGAACAAAAGAGGATCTTTTGATGATAGAGATGAGATCTATCTCTTCGGAAGAGCCGCAGATAATTCCTCCAAGTGCCGTTGACCCTATGCTTGATCCGACTCTTGCTGAAGAGGTGGTGGTAGTCAAAAAGGCGAACAGTTACAATGAGGATGAACTTTTAAAAGCTATTCTTTTCGGAAAAGAGGCTTTGAATGAGGCCTGCAAACTATATGAAACTACTTTTATAGAGTCTGCAAAAGAGATGATTGAAGTTCCTCTCAAAGATGAAAAGATAAATGAAAATATCTGGGTCTATATAGATGAGGTATATAAAGAGAGTATATATAATGCTATAAACTCGATGGCAAAAAGCGAAAGAAGCGAGGCCCTTCAGGATATTGCGAAAAAGATTGCCGAAGATGAGATAGCACTTGAACAGAACTGGGAATACGAGCTGATTTTAAAAGTAGTTGACAAATATAAAAGAAGTGTCGTCAGAGAGATGATACTCAAAGAGAGAAAAAGAGCAGACGGAAGAGGGCTCAAAGATGTAAGACCTATAACTATAGAGACAAACATTCTTCCTTCGGCCCACGGCTCATGCCTCTTTACGAGAGGGCAGACACAGGCACTGGTTGCGGTTACCATAGGCGAAAGAACAGATGCACAGATGTATGAACTGCTTACCGGAAAGGGGCCGAAATACGAACATTTTATGGTTCATTACAACTTTCCTTCGTTCAGTGTAGGAGAAGCCAGACCGATTGGACCTCCGGGAAGAAGAGAGCTAGGTCACGGAAATCTTGCAAAAAGAGCGCTCGAGCCTGTTGTGGATGTGGAGGAAGATAAAACCATAAGACTGGTTTCAGAGATACTCGAATCAAACGGATCATCTTCCATGGCAACGGTCTGCGGCGGAGCTTTGGCTTTGAAGGCTGCAAACATTCCTTTAATCGATCTTGTAGCAGGTGTTGCAATGGGGCTGGTCATAGAGGGCGGCGAATACGCAATATTGACAGATATTATGGGGTTGGAAGACCATGACGGAGATATGGACTTTAAAGTTGCAGGCACAAAAGAGGGGATTACTGCCATGCAGATGGATATAAAACTAGGTGGCATAGAGGCCGGGATTTTGAAAGAGGCCCTCTATCAGGCAAAAGAGGCCAGGATCCATATACTGGAAATTATGGAAAAAGCCGCGCAGGAGATTGTTGTAAATGAGGAAAATCTTCCGAGCAGCGAAACTTTGACTGTACATCCGAGTAAAATTGCCGAGATTATCGGACAGGCGGGCAAAACCATAAAAGAGATAATAGAAAAATTTGAAGTGAGTATTGATATAGAAAAAGAGAAAGGAAAAGTCAAAGTTACAGGGAAAAGCAAACCCAAAGTGGTTGCTGCCTGTGAACATATAAAAACTATTGCCGAAAAACCGGCACGTGAAATTCCTAAATTCAAAGAAGGCGATGTGTTTACAGGAAAAGTAAAAAGAGTTGTAGACTTTGGCGCATTTGTCGAGCTTCCGGGTGGAATCGACGGCCTGATACATATCTCAAAGCTTGCCAAAGGACGAGTTAATAGAGTTGAAGATATCGTCAAAGAGGGCGATGAAGTGGAGGTAGAAGTTCTTTCGCAAAAAGGACACAAGATAGAGCTTGCTCTAAAAGAGGTAATAAAGTAG